The genomic window TTCTTCACAATCAACCACTAGCAAAGCTGACATAGAAGACAATATGGATGATATGTTGGTTAAAGAACTTGAAGATATTACAGATGAGGCCCAAACAAAAGGGACCAAAGGCTTGGGGATCAAGTGGGACTCAACTATTTCATATAGAGCCCCAGCTGAAATGACTCCAGATTTAACTGAAGAGCAATatccttcacttaaaaaaaagcaaagagagtcTTCTGAAGGTATCACTGAAGATAAGATATCACAGAAGAAAGGTGATGTCTATAGGAAAGATGGGACTGACCAGTatcaatcacagaaaaaaaagcaaactaaaggCCCATATATGCATGAGACTTCTGGATTTAATGTGAGTGATgataaaggtaaagaaaaagactCAGAGACCAAACTTGATTACCATTTGGAGCTACAGTcactggaaaagaagagaaaagaaataaaatccttttctgaGGACAAATCAAAGTCATCCACTGAATCAAGAAAACCAAGAAGTGAACATGTCCCTGCTGATTACCCTTCTACTGACACAAAAAGCCAAGTTGGCAGAAATGGAACAAGTGGTTTATGGGAACAACTCAGGAAGCTCAAACCTGAGTATTCACATTACAAAAGCCAGATTTCTTCAGAGAGTAAAGAGGAATCCACCACTGAGTCAATGGACAAAGAGAGCAAAAGTGAGACGAGCAGCCAGGCAGAGCAATTTGGGTCTACCCAACTTGGTAATTCCTCtgagaaagtgaaaacaaaaggaaagaaacaccATGTCTCTCCAGGAACCACCACAAGCAAAGAGGGAAAACTTGAAGAGGACATATTAGTAACTAAGAAAGTCAAGTCTCATAGACCTGTGAAGCCCAAATCTAGGGTAACAGAAGAGATTTCAGAATCTACCAGAGTTCCAGGAAGTCTAGACGGCAGAAGTGAAGAGAGTAACCTAGAAGAATTTCAAAAAGCTGTAATGGCTTTCCTAAAAGAGAAAATTGATAACGTAGGAAAGCCTTTGGATAAAAAGACTGTGCCAAAAGAGGAATTATTAAAAACACCAGAGGCTGAAAAATTAGGAATCATAAGGGAAAAAATAGAGGAATATTTCCAAAGCGTAGGTGAAACTGTGACAAAAACCTTGAGGAAGTACAAAGATATAAAAAGTGCAGGACAGGTTGGAGAGAAacctttgaaacaaaaaaaagaagtctcattTATTCCAGGATTACATTTTCAGAAGTCCACTAGTGCAAAGTCTGAAATTAGAACCTTACTGTTATCTAAGAGCAAGGATCCACTAACTGACAATTTAATACAAACGATCTTGGCTGAACTAGAAGGGAAAAGAGATGCTCTAGTGGCCTCAACGGTAGGGAGAGACGGCATGGAAAGGCAAAAACAAAGGCGGGAGAAACATTTGCAAGAAGGTCCAGAAAAAATAGTTGGTAAGCGTCTCAAACACCAGTTGCAAGAAGGGAGTTTCTGGAAGAAACTGCAGGAGGAAGAGTCATGGCtccagaggaagggaggaaagcaaGGACAACGGAAGCAGTGGCAGAAAATGTGGAAGGAACAGCAAAAACAGAGCATGCAAAAGCAGACTGAGCAAGATGAGGAGCAAAcgcaaagagaagaggaagattaTCAGAAGCCAAAACAGCAGCAGCTGGAAGCATGggataaaaaaatggaaaaacaaatggtgcccttggagaaggagaagggacagCAGAAGAGGGATGCTCAGAAGGTAGTGAGGTATCAAGAGCTGGAAATAAAttgggagaaagaggagaagcaggagccaTGGAGAAATGTAGAGGACcatgaaagacagaggcagaaagaaacaaaggatcAGATGAAGATTAAGGAGATAAactctgaagaagaagaaaagatgttcGGCCAAACTTCAATGACATTTTCTCCCCCGTGGAAGAGCATACAGAAACTAGCACCCCAGTTACATCAAAGAAAAGAGTTCCAGAGTCATCTTAAGGCCTTAGACATTCTTGCTGATGGGAAGCACCCTATACCAATCACTCCTCCTTCCACACAATCGCCCTCACCCGAGGCCATTCCAGTTTCTGGACAGTCTCCCACAAAGTTCCTCACTCTAACTCCTAAACAGGCCCAGGCACTGGGGATCAGTCTCACCACTGAGGAGGCCAAGGCACAGGGCATCACTGTCACCTCTCAGCAGGCCCAAGAAATGGGGATCACCTTCATTGATGAGCAGGCACAGACACAGGGGATAACTCTCACCCCTCAACAGGCCCAAGAACTGGGGTTCACTTTAACTGATGAGCAGGCACAGGGGATCACTCTCACCCCTGAACAGGCCCAGGCACTAGGGATCACACTCATTCCCCAGCAGGCACCGAAACTGGGATTCACCCTCACTGATGAGCAGGCACAGACACAGGGGATAACTCTCACCCCTCAACAGGCCCAAGAACTGGGGTTCACCCTAACCGATGAGCAGGCACAGGGGATCACTCTCACCCCTGAACAGGCCCAGGCACTAGGGATCACACTCATTCCCCAGCAGGCACAGAAATTGGGATTCACTCTCACTGATGAGCAGGCACAGACACAGGGGATAACTCTCACCCCTCAACAGGCCCAAGAACTGGGGTTCACCCTAACCGATGAGCAGGCACAGGGGATCACTCTCACCCCTGAACAGGCCCAGGCACTAGGGATCACACTCATTCCCCAGCAGGCACCGAAACTGGGATTCACCCTCATTGATGAGCAGGCACAGACAAAGGGGATGACACTCACCCCTCAGCAGGCCCAGGCACTGGGGATCACTCTCACCCCTGAACAGGCCCAGGCACAGGGGATTACTCTTACCCATAAACAGGCCCAAGAACTAGGGTTCACCCTCACTGATGAGCAGGCACAGGGGATCACTCTCACTCCACAGCAGGTCCAGGCAATGGGGATGACTCTCACCCCTGAGCAGGCCCAGACATGGGGGACCACACTTACCCCTCCACAGGTCCAGGCACTGGGGATCACGCTCACCCCTGAACAGGCCCAAGTACAGGGAATCACTCTCACCCCCCAGAAAGCCCAGGCACTGGGGATGACTCTCACCCCTGAGCAGGCCCAAGCACAGGGGATCACTCTAACCCCTCAGCAGGCCCAGGCCCTGGGGATCACACACACACCTGAGCAGGCCCAGGCACAGGGGATCACACTCACCCCTCCACAGGCCCAGGCATTGGGGATCACACTCACACCTGAGCAGGCCCAAGCACAGGGGATCACTCTCACTCCCCAGCAGACTCAGGCACTGGGGATCACTCTCACCCCTCCACAGGCCCAGGCACTAGGGATCACACTCACACCTGAACAGGTCCAAGCACGGGAGATCGCTCTCACCCCCCAGCAGACTCAGGCACTGGAGATCACACTCACCCCTGAGCaggcccaggcagaggggatcaTACTCACACCTGAGCAAGCCCAGGCACGGGGGATCACACTCACACCTGAACAGGCCCAGGCACTGGGGATCACGCTCACTCCTGAACAGGCCCAAGCACAGGGGATCACTCTCACTCCCCAGCAAGCCCAGGCACTGGGGATGACTCTCACCCCTGAGCAGGCCCAGGCACGGGCGATCATACTCACACCTGAGCAGGTCCAGGCACAAGGGATCACACTCACACCTCCACAGGCCCAAGCACAGGGGATCCCTCTCACCCCCCAGCAGGCCCAGGCACAGGGGATCCCTATTACTTCTGAGCAGGCCCAGGCCCTGGGGCTCACACTCACTCCTGAACAGGCCCAAGCACAGGGGATCACACTCACACCTCCACAGGCCCAGGCATTGGGGATCACACTCACCCCCGAACAGGTCCAAGCACAGGGGATCACTCTCACCCCCCAGCAGGCCCAGGCACTGGGGATCACTCTCAGCCCGGAGCAGGCCCAGGCACAGGGGATCACACTCACACCTCCACAGGCCCAGGCATTGGGGATCATGCTCACCCCTGAACAGGCCCAAGCACAGGGGATCACACTCACACCTCCACAGGCCCAGGCATTGGGGATCACGCTCACCCCCGAACAGGCCCAAGCACAGGGGATCACTCTCACCCCCCAGCAGGCCCAGGCACTGGGGATCACTCTCAGCCCGGAGCAGGCCCAGGCACAGGGGATCACACTCACACCTCCACAGGCCCAGGCATTGGGGATCACGCTCACCCCCGAACAGGCCCAAGCACAGGGGATCACACTCACACCTCCACAGGCCCAGGCATTGGGGATCACGCTCACCCCCGAACAGGCCCAAGCACAGGGGATCACTCTCACCCCCCAGCAGGCCCAGGCACTGGGGAGGACTCTCACCCCTGAGCAGGCCCAGGCACTGGGGATCACGCTCACACCTGAGCAGGCCCCGGCATGGGGGACCACATTCACTCCTCCACAGGCCCAAGCACCGGGGATCCCTCTCACCCCCCAGCAGGCCCAGGCACTGGGATTCACCCTCATTGATGAGCAGGCACAGACACAAGGGATAATTCTCACCCCTCAGCAGGCCCAAGAACTGGGGTTCGCCCTCACTGAGAAGCAGGCACAGGGGATCACTCTCACCCCTGAACAGGCCCAGGCACTGGGGATGACTCTCATCTCCCAGCAGGCCCAGGCACAGGGGATCCCTATCACTTCTAAGCAGacccaggcacaggggatgcccctcACACCTCAGCAGGCCCAGGCACTGGGGGTCACTCTCACCCACcagcaggcccaggcccaggcccaggggaTCGCTCTCACCCCTGAGCAGACCCAGGCACAGGGGATCCCTCTTACCCCCCAGCAGACCCAGGCACAGGGGATCACTCTCACCCCCCAGCAGGCACAGGCACAGGGGATCCCTCTCACACTTCAGCAAGCCCAGGCACTGGGGGTCACTCTCACCCCTCCACAGGCCCAAGCACAGGGGATCCCTCTCACCCCCCAGCAGGCCCAGGCACAGGGGATCCCTATTACTTCTGAGCAGGCCCAGGCCCTGGGGCTCACACTCACTCCTGAACAGGCCCAAGCACAGGGGATCACACTCACACCTCCACAGGCCCAGGCATTGGGGATCACACTCACCCCCGAACAGGTCCAAGCACAGGGGATCACTCTCACCCCCCAGCAGGCCCAGGCACTGGGGATCACTCTCAGCCCGGAGCAGGCCCAGGCACAGGGGATCACACTCACACCTCCACAGGCCCAGGCATTGGGGATCACGCTCACCCCCGAACAGGCCCAAGCACAGGGGATCACTCTCACCCCCCAGCAGGCCCAGGCACTGGGTATCACTCTCAGCCCGGAGCAGGCCCAGGCACAGGAAATCACACTCACACCTCCACAGGCCCAGGCATTGGGGATCACGCTCACCCCTGAACAGGCCCAAGCACAGGGGATCACACTCACACCTCCACAGGCCCAAGCATTGGGGATCACGCTCACCCCTGAACAGGCCCACACACAGGGGATCACTCTCACCCCAAAACAGGCCCAGGCACTGGGGATCACTCTTACCCCTGAGCAGGCCCAGGCACAGGGGATCACACTCACCCCTTCACAGGCCCAGGCATTGAGGATCATGCTCACCCCCGAACAGGCCCAAGCACAGGGGATCACTCTCATCCCCCAGCAAGCCCAGGTACTGGGGATGACTCTCACCCCCCAGCAGGCACAGGCACTGAGGATCCCTCTCACCCCGCAGCAGGCCCAAGCCCAGGGGATCCCTCTCTCACTCCAGCAGGCCCAGGCACACGGGATCACTCTCACACCCCAGCTGGCTGAGGCACTAGGGATGGCTCTCACCCCTGAACAGGCTCAGGCACTGGGGATGACACACGACCCCCTGCAAGCCCAGGGACTAAGGGCCACACTCATTCCGGACCACGCCCAGGCACAAGGGATGACTCTCACTCCCCCACAGGCCCAGGCACTGGGGATCACGCTCACCCCTGAGGAGGCTCAGGCACTGGGGATTACTCTCATCCCCCTGCAGGTCCAGGCATCGGGGATCACTCTCACTCCTAAACAGACCCAGGCCTTGGGGATCACTCTCACCCCACAGCAAGCCCAGGCACTAGGGATCCCTCTCACCCCTCAGCAGGCCCAGGCACAGGGGATGACTTTTACTCCTCAGCAGGCCCAGGCACTGGGGATCACACTCACACCTCCACAGGCCCAGGCATTGGGGATCACGCTCACCCCCGAACAGGCCCAAGCACAGGGGATCACACTCACACCTCCACAGGCCCAGGCATTGGGGATCACGCTCACCCCCGAACAGGCCCAAGCACAGGGGCTCACACTTACACCTCCACAGGCCCAGGCATTGGGGATCACGCTCACCCCCGAACAGGCCCAAGCACAGGGGATCACACTCACACCTCCACAGGCCCAGGCATTGGGGATCACGCTCACCCCCGAACAGGCCCAAGCACAGGGGATCACACTCACACCTCCACAGGCCCAGGCATTGGGGATCATGCTCACCCCCGAACAGGCCCAAGCACAGGGGATCACACTCACACCTCCACAG from Mustela lutreola isolate mMusLut2 chromosome 8, mMusLut2.pri, whole genome shotgun sequence includes these protein-coding regions:
- the FAM186A gene encoding protein FAM186A isoform X2; translated protein: MISDKFATNTKVSEIQDMLQELINTMMFNKLENNAIKYISSTIINLSKALGLINDELKIFNLQSANMYISETSEKEKELSLKIMRELSEKNEMLQQKLQEAEEKYEQFIRFKIVVEPQVGIALPTSTLKVLPELSSQSTTSKADIEDNMDDMLVKELEDITDEAQTKGTKGLGIKWDSTISYRAPAEMTPDLTEEQYPSLKKKQRESSEGITEDKISQKKGDVYRKDGTDQYQSQKKKQTKGPYMHETSGFNVSDDKGKEKDSETKLDYHLELQSLEKKRKEIKSFSEDKSKSSTESRKPRSEHVPADYPSTDTKSQVGRNGTSGLWEQLRKLKPEYSHYKSQISSESKEESTTESMDKESKSETSSQAEQFGSTQLGNSSEKVKTKGKKHHVSPGTTTSKEGKLEEDILVTKKVKSHRPVKPKSRVTEEISESTRVPGSLDGRSEESNLEEFQKAVMAFLKEKIDNVGKPLDKKTVPKEELLKTPEAEKLGIIREKIEEYFQSVGETVTKTLRKYKDIKSAGQVGEKPLKQKKEVSFIPGLHFQKSTSAKSEIRTLLLSKSKDPLTDNLIQTILAELEGKRDALVASTVGRDGMERQKQRREKHLQEGPEKIVGKRLKHQLQEGSFWKKLQEEESWLQRKGGKQGQRKQWQKMWKEQQKQSMQKQTEQDEEQTQREEEDYQKPKQQQLEAWDKKMEKQMVPLEKEKGQQKRDAQKVVRYQELEINWEKEEKQEPWRNVEDHERQRQKETKDQMKIKEINSEEEEKMFGQTSMTFSPPWKSIQKLAPQLHQRKEFQSHLKALDILADGKHPIPITPPSTQSPSPEAIPVSGQSPTKFLTLTPKQAQALGISLTTEEAKAQGITVTSQQAQEMGITFIDEQAQTQGITLTPQQAQELGFTLTDEQAQGITLTPEQAQALGITLIPQQAPKLGFTLTDEQAQTQGITLTPQQAQELGFTLTDEQAQGITLTPEQAQALGITLIPQQAQKLGFTLTDEQAQTQGITLTPQQAQELGFTLTDEQAQGITLTPEQAQALGITLIPQQAPKLGFTLIDEQAQTKGMTLTPQQAQALGITLTPEQAQAQGITLTHKQAQELGFTLTDEQAQGITLTPQQVQAMGMTLTPEQAQTWGTTLTPPQVQALGITLTPEQAQVQGITLTPQKAQALGMTLTPEQAQAQGITLTPQQAQALGITHTPEQAQAQGITLTPPQAQALGITLTPEQAQAQGITLTPQQTQALGITLTPPQAQALGITLTPEQVQAREIALTPQQTQALEITLTPEQAQAEGIILTPEQAQARGITLTPEQAQALGITLTPEQAQAQGITLTPQQAQALGMTLTPEQAQARAIILTPEQVQAQGITLTPPQAQAQGIPLTPQQAQAQGIPITSEQAQALGLTLTPEQAQAQGITLTPPQAQALGITLTPEQVQAQGITLTPQQAQALGITLSPEQAQAQGITLTPPQAQALGIMLTPEQAQAQGITLTPPQAQALGITLTPEQAQAQGITLTPQQAQALGITLSPEQAQAQGITLTPPQAQALGITLTPEQAQAQGITLTPPQAQALGITLTPEQAQAQGITLTPQQAQALGRTLTPEQAQALGITLTPEQAPAWGTTFTPPQAQAPGIPLTPQQAQALGFTLIDEQAQTQGIILTPQQAQELGFALTEKQAQGITLTPEQAQALGMTLISQQAQAQGIPITSKQTQAQGMPLTPQQAQALGVTLTHQQAQAQAQGIALTPEQTQAQGIPLTPQQTQAQGITLTPQQAQAQGIPLTLQQAQALGVTLTPPQAQAQGIPLTPQQAQAQGIPITSEQAQALGLTLTPEQAQAQGITLTPPQAQALGITLTPEQVQAQGITLTPQQAQALGITLSPEQAQAQGITLTPPQAQALGITLTPEQAQAQGITLTPQQAQALGITLSPEQAQAQEITLTPPQAQALGITLTPEQAQAQGITLTPPQAQALGITLTPEQAHTQGITLTPKQAQALGITLTPEQAQAQGITLTPSQAQALRIMLTPEQAQAQGITLIPQQAQVLGMTLTPQQAQALRIPLTPQQAQAQGIPLSLQQAQAHGITLTPQLAEALGMALTPEQAQALGMTHDPLQAQGLRATLIPDHAQAQGMTLTPPQAQALGITLTPEEAQALGITLIPLQVQASGITLTPKQTQALGITLTPQQAQALGIPLTPQQAQAQGMTFTPQQAQALGITLTPPQAQALGITLTPEQAQAQGITLTPPQAQALGITLTPEQAQAQGLTLTPPQAQALGITLTPEQAQAQGITLTPPQAQALGITLTPEQAQAQGITLTPPQAQALGIMLTPEQAQAQGITLTPPQAQALGIMLTPEQAQAQGITLTPLQAQALGITLTPEQAQAQGITLIPEQAQAQGITLTPQQAQALGLTLTPQQIQANGITLTPDQFKALAVTLTPEKCQSLGFTLTPMNFQAWGSPFTVAQAWESGVSITPESPWLSAVPRTPEQTQGLGAPLSLEQAQALGVSFSPEHFRKSGVPLTSDKFCAIESPLEQVQTLGAPFIPGQSHPMGITFMSEEDQQSREQPSPLGPQPTLEHTLEAGIIPVTDKPITPGGPHISKQFPTLAPSGLRSFQRLKASVLPGESFTSSPRQAPASAPIAEKSSVFEVSPTPLQVSGSPLSQAPGKLLGMRIPSDSGKLLVTQTFPSSKQTLVSEGQTVQFVAPEVPLASGKLAPETLLSSRKFLRDSWTPQLPLISEAPRKPLISGVPLSSPQFSTLLAPLSPRKPLVPGTSSVLEPRPLTLSEKPQAFQLPAVYEQSLYPQIPSTLEQHQTFPLGIPPTPGHPPTLWTSLTPGKPQKDMSSSIAKESKERLAIISSLKSKSVPFTAKNFQISGISDTSEEFQTCHDPIATEQYKTFQSYLTDYRTPISQTPYIGGRALPPLVKSLFTKLPKTSQISSSEWDQKTQFPPIDKSWILTSDSVTKKPKMMPPSSPQELKEQRYFVDVEAQRKNLVLLNQATKSSGLPSQLHTTARNLIIETLHTDTVRLGYLFRKYIAYRLIQRARNNIIRRLQALQNTGKGYETQNLFILLNRIDDYQKKIMQVWTNKQKSLEQKRNQCLRKMMFLFSQLQEMYKLNLSRPIPLITDKKEIPVSAKFVQQPFLELLIEEDRKYDTFKKLRQEDQMRAIWNADLSTSSYPIAEKTSIHSLWAQLGGYPDIPMLLQLDVQSTFRKSLASVKSQFKKIPK
- the FAM186A gene encoding protein FAM186A isoform X1; this encodes MQSGIDSDSEPEKEVMDSTIMSRKSLYKSGVPQLEIPFAVQNVISRIEQAQLHRAREAINMQLADIMLNVQRIINRYTLDENVHSGRKISITEYKKRRVNFMEKIVTCAKNVEIREKTLVYILAWLEEWNAILSEMTATDIEEHHHWIAQMEFLPEMFKAIENNVKLLCRISVFLFEEKKRQKRKTASRSTLWKSWKERVIKRPATAHALRPDQMISDKFATNTKVSEIQDMLQELINTMMFNKLENNAIKYISSTIINLSKALGLINDELKIFNLQSANMYISETSEKEKELSLKIMRELSEKNEMLQQKLQEAEEKYEQFIRFKIVVEPQVGIALPTSTLKVLPELSSQSTTSKADIEDNMDDMLVKELEDITDEAQTKGTKGLGIKWDSTISYRAPAEMTPDLTEEQYPSLKKKQRESSEGITEDKISQKKGDVYRKDGTDQYQSQKKKQTKGPYMHETSGFNVSDDKGKEKDSETKLDYHLELQSLEKKRKEIKSFSEDKSKSSTESRKPRSEHVPADYPSTDTKSQVGRNGTSGLWEQLRKLKPEYSHYKSQISSESKEESTTESMDKESKSETSSQAEQFGSTQLGNSSEKVKTKGKKHHVSPGTTTSKEGKLEEDILVTKKVKSHRPVKPKSRVTEEISESTRVPGSLDGRSEESNLEEFQKAVMAFLKEKIDNVGKPLDKKTVPKEELLKTPEAEKLGIIREKIEEYFQSVGETVTKTLRKYKDIKSAGQVGEKPLKQKKEVSFIPGLHFQKSTSAKSEIRTLLLSKSKDPLTDNLIQTILAELEGKRDALVASTVGRDGMERQKQRREKHLQEGPEKIVGKRLKHQLQEGSFWKKLQEEESWLQRKGGKQGQRKQWQKMWKEQQKQSMQKQTEQDEEQTQREEEDYQKPKQQQLEAWDKKMEKQMVPLEKEKGQQKRDAQKVVRYQELEINWEKEEKQEPWRNVEDHERQRQKETKDQMKIKEINSEEEEKMFGQTSMTFSPPWKSIQKLAPQLHQRKEFQSHLKALDILADGKHPIPITPPSTQSPSPEAIPVSGQSPTKFLTLTPKQAQALGISLTTEEAKAQGITVTSQQAQEMGITFIDEQAQTQGITLTPQQAQELGFTLTDEQAQGITLTPEQAQALGITLIPQQAPKLGFTLTDEQAQTQGITLTPQQAQELGFTLTDEQAQGITLTPEQAQALGITLIPQQAQKLGFTLTDEQAQTQGITLTPQQAQELGFTLTDEQAQGITLTPEQAQALGITLIPQQAPKLGFTLIDEQAQTKGMTLTPQQAQALGITLTPEQAQAQGITLTHKQAQELGFTLTDEQAQGITLTPQQVQAMGMTLTPEQAQTWGTTLTPPQVQALGITLTPEQAQVQGITLTPQKAQALGMTLTPEQAQAQGITLTPQQAQALGITHTPEQAQAQGITLTPPQAQALGITLTPEQAQAQGITLTPQQTQALGITLTPPQAQALGITLTPEQVQAREIALTPQQTQALEITLTPEQAQAEGIILTPEQAQARGITLTPEQAQALGITLTPEQAQAQGITLTPQQAQALGMTLTPEQAQARAIILTPEQVQAQGITLTPPQAQAQGIPLTPQQAQAQGIPITSEQAQALGLTLTPEQAQAQGITLTPPQAQALGITLTPEQVQAQGITLTPQQAQALGITLSPEQAQAQGITLTPPQAQALGIMLTPEQAQAQGITLTPPQAQALGITLTPEQAQAQGITLTPQQAQALGITLSPEQAQAQGITLTPPQAQALGITLTPEQAQAQGITLTPPQAQALGITLTPEQAQAQGITLTPQQAQALGRTLTPEQAQALGITLTPEQAPAWGTTFTPPQAQAPGIPLTPQQAQALGFTLIDEQAQTQGIILTPQQAQELGFALTEKQAQGITLTPEQAQALGMTLISQQAQAQGIPITSKQTQAQGMPLTPQQAQALGVTLTHQQAQAQAQGIALTPEQTQAQGIPLTPQQTQAQGITLTPQQAQAQGIPLTLQQAQALGVTLTPPQAQAQGIPLTPQQAQAQGIPITSEQAQALGLTLTPEQAQAQGITLTPPQAQALGITLTPEQVQAQGITLTPQQAQALGITLSPEQAQAQGITLTPPQAQALGITLTPEQAQAQGITLTPQQAQALGITLSPEQAQAQEITLTPPQAQALGITLTPEQAQAQGITLTPPQAQALGITLTPEQAHTQGITLTPKQAQALGITLTPEQAQAQGITLTPSQAQALRIMLTPEQAQAQGITLIPQQAQVLGMTLTPQQAQALRIPLTPQQAQAQGIPLSLQQAQAHGITLTPQLAEALGMALTPEQAQALGMTHDPLQAQGLRATLIPDHAQAQGMTLTPPQAQALGITLTPEEAQALGITLIPLQVQASGITLTPKQTQALGITLTPQQAQALGIPLTPQQAQAQGMTFTPQQAQALGITLTPPQAQALGITLTPEQAQAQGITLTPPQAQALGITLTPEQAQAQGLTLTPPQAQALGITLTPEQAQAQGITLTPPQAQALGITLTPEQAQAQGITLTPPQAQALGIMLTPEQAQAQGITLTPPQAQALGIMLTPEQAQAQGITLTPLQAQALGITLTPEQAQAQGITLIPEQAQAQGITLTPQQAQALGLTLTPQQIQANGITLTPDQFKALAVTLTPEKCQSLGFTLTPMNFQAWGSPFTVAQAWESGVSITPESPWLSAVPRTPEQTQGLGAPLSLEQAQALGVSFSPEHFRKSGVPLTSDKFCAIESPLEQVQTLGAPFIPGQSHPMGITFMSEEDQQSREQPSPLGPQPTLEHTLEAGIIPVTDKPITPGGPHISKQFPTLAPSGLRSFQRLKASVLPGESFTSSPRQAPASAPIAEKSSVFEVSPTPLQVSGSPLSQAPGKLLGMRIPSDSGKLLVTQTFPSSKQTLVSEGQTVQFVAPEVPLASGKLAPETLLSSRKFLRDSWTPQLPLISEAPRKPLISGVPLSSPQFSTLLAPLSPRKPLVPGTSSVLEPRPLTLSEKPQAFQLPAVYEQSLYPQIPSTLEQHQTFPLGIPPTPGHPPTLWTSLTPGKPQKDMSSSIAKESKERLAIISSLKSKSVPFTAKNFQISGISDTSEEFQTCHDPIATEQYKTFQSYLTDYRTPISQTPYIGGRALPPLVKSLFTKLPKTSQISSSEWDQKTQFPPIDKSWILTSDSVTKKPKMMPPSSPQELKEQRYFVDVEAQRKNLVLLNQATKSSGLPSQLHTTARNLIIETLHTDTVRLGYLFRKYIAYRLIQRARNNIIRRLQALQNTGKGYETQNLFILLNRIDDYQKKIMQVWTNKQKSLEQKRNQCLRKMMFLFSQLQEMYKLNLSRPIPLITDKKEIPVSAKFVQQPFLELLIEEDRKYDTFKKLRQEDQMRAIWNADLSTSSYPIAEKTSIHSLWAQLGGYPDIPMLLQLDVQSTFRKSLASVKSQFKKIPK